In Brienomyrus brachyistius isolate T26 chromosome 3, BBRACH_0.4, whole genome shotgun sequence, the following proteins share a genomic window:
- the LOC125738756 gene encoding receptor-type tyrosine-protein phosphatase zeta-like isoform X2, with protein sequence MEVTRNRLIIFILFQIGNVAYGYYRTQRKFIEDIDWSYAGSLNQDNWAKRYPSCSSAKQSPINIDDDLAPVMLQFQGLQLEGFKQDTPEGTTIHNDGKTVAISLDAEYYITGGGLRSRFKVGRIAFHWGTCNASSDGSEHSLNGIKFPLEMQIFGYEAGEFKSIDDALKEGGKLTALSVLFETSAVDNENYESIINGVNAVNRFGKTATLEPFSLLGLLPNSTQKYYAYNGSLTTPPCSETVEWIVFRDTASISETQLEMFCEVMTMQQAGYVMLMDYLQNNFRQQQPQFMGQVFSSYTGTEEVLTPVCSSEPENVQAEPHNYTGLLVTWERPRAVYDSDIEKYAVTYQRLGAGDQPRLEYLTDGDQDVGAIIEDLSVNVSYTIQVAAVCTDSQYGRPSESLVVDMPPDDPETKSDSNSDPGYSDYTETEDDNKLNVEKHQPEWKQATVDEPTPSISYRPDVLFPGVTTASSVPRRMTAEYSWSTEPPTAGQGHRMGGPVTSAYHDDVLTKAASASSATTLTSPGSNWALYGPGVPTQESVVSHPATESTPIPESLAGQTSSAPLFGVPLWPTSPVSQQPLSATPSETVSQTTNVVPASTQSPTPVLTWALPTESLPPSPSASLESGSTPTEGQADSSASGSAVHPDSQEDVDQELEGGRVYEMATPTSPPSAPDPAVVPTGKGQDGDDRYSGRSSSFYFEAENEGSSSTSEMEEAEPRPRMLGRAEEGSASGQGSSGSLYDNETSTDFSISEYSGRQSEDATEAEISNSSPESRMAPAGLESQEKRATIPLAVVAALTLLSLLVLVGILIYWRTCFQTAHFYIEDSSSPRVIRSANALMLPSADDQPAVSAKQFVKRVAELHSSNGFSQEFEEIQAGTLDLGITVDSSQHPDNKNKNRYLNILAYDHSRVKLSSSPGRERRSGDYINANYVDGFNKPRCYIATQGPLRSSVEDFWRMIWEQNVGVIVMITNLVEKARRKCDQYWPQENQEEFGSFLVTLRSTKVLAYYTQRTFTLRNTKVKKAKGHERAVVQYHYTQWPDMGVPEHVLPVLTFVRKSSRARTADMGPIAVHCSAGVGRTGTYIVLDSMLQQIKERGTVNVLGFLKHIRMQRSYLVQTEEQYVFIHDALVEAILSRETEVPSAHIHSYVNSLLILGPSGHTHLEKQFEMITKVNTKQGDYSTALKPCNRDKNRTSSVLPVERSRVRLSMLAGETSDYINASYVMGYHHNCEFIVTQRPLPSTMPDFWRMVWDHSSQVIVALQGQVGNLNQARETGPTLAERQSVEKQFLFYSSTQAEDDYDYWPARGQPIRYETFSVTFTGEDHICLSNEEMLVVQDFILEATQDDYVLAVRQYRAPHWPDPDSPISSTFELISTVGGTSAPQDGPMVVYDEHGGVAAATFCTCKTLANQLEEEKSFDVYQVARMTNFMRPGAFTDIDQYQFLYKAILSLVSTKEDEHTLHTADNGMAPARTGNAAESLESLV encoded by the exons GTAACGTGGCATATGGATACTACAGGACACAGCGCAAGTTCATCGAGGACATCGACTGGTCGTACGCAG GGAGCTTAAATCAAGACAACTGGGCCAAGCGGTACCCGTCCTGCAGCAGCGCCAAGCAGTCGCCCATCAACATCGACGATGACCTCGCCCCGGTCATGCTGCAGTTCCAGGGACTGCAGCTGGAGGGCTTCAAGCAGGATACCCCAGAAGGCACCACCATCCACAATGACGGGAAGACTG TTGCTATCAGCCTCGATGCCGAGTACTACATCACTGGCGGGGGGCTGAGGTCCAGGTTCAAGGTTGGCAGGATTGCCTTCCACTGGGGGACGTGCAACGCATCGTCCGACGGCTCCGAGCACAGCCTCAATGGCATCAAGTTCCCCCTGGAG ATGCAGATCTTTGGCTATGAAGCGGGAGAGTTTAAGTCGATCGACGATGCTCTGAAGGAGGGAGGAAAGCTGACCGCACTATCTGTTCTCTTTGAG ACCAGCGCAGTTGATAACGAGAACTATGAATCTATTATCAACGGTGTCAACGCTGTCAATCGATTTG GTAAAACTGCCACCCTAGAGCCCTTCTCCTTGCTGGGCCTGTTGCCAAACTCCACGCAGAAGTACTACGCCTACAACGGGTCCCTGACCACGCCGCCATGCTCGGAGACCGTGGAGTGGATCGTCTTTAGAGATACGGCATCCATCTCGGAAACCCAG CTGGAGATGTTCTGTGAGGTGATGACCATGCAGCAAGCCGGGTATGTCATGCTGATGGACTACCTGCAGAACAACTTCCGCCAGCAGCAGCCCCAGTTCATGGGCCAGGTCTTCTCCTCCTACACCGGCACAGAGGAGGTCCTCACACCTG TCTGCAGCTCGGAGCCAGAGAATGTCCAGGCAGAGCCGCACAACTACACTGGACTCCTGGTGACGTGGGAGAGGCCGCGGGCCGTCTATGACAGTGACATCGAGAAGTACGCCGTCACCTACCAGCGGCTGGGGGCTGGGGACCAGCCCCGACTGGAGTACCTGACGGATGGAGACCAGGATGTG GGGGCGATAATCGAGGACCTTTCGGTCAACGTCAGCTATACGATCCAAGTTGCGGCAGTGTGCACCGACAGTCAGTACGGCCGCCCGAGCGAGTCTCTGGTCGTGGACATGCCCCCGGATGACCCCG AGACCAAGAGTGATTCTAATTCTGACCCTGGCTACTCAGATTACACTGAAACAGAGGATGACAATAAG CTAAATGTAGAAAAACACCAACCAGAATGGAAGCAGGCGACAGTAGATGAGCCGACCCCATCAATTTCGTATCGGCCCGACGTCCTATTCCCTGGTGTCACAACTGCCTCGTCAGTCCCGAGGAGGATGACAGCAGAGTATTCCTGGTCCACGGAGCCACCCACAGCCGGACAGGGCCATCGAATGGGAGGCCCTGTCACCAGCGCTTACCATGATGACGTTCTCACCAAAGCGGCTTCTGCAAGTTCTGCCACAACTCTGACATCTCCTGGTAGTAACTGGGCCCTCTATGGCCCAGGGGTCCCTACGCAGGAGAGCGTGGTGTCACATCCTGCTACTGAATCGACCCCCATCCCGGAGAGTCTGGCGGGCCAAACCTCCTCAGCCCCCCTCTTTGGCGTCCCACTGTGGCCCACAAGCCCAGTTTCCCAGCAACCCCTGAGTGCCACACCCTCCGAAACTGTCTCCCAGACCACCAATG TGGTCCCGGCCAGCACCCAGAGCCCCACGCCAGTCCTCACTTGGGCCCTGCCCACAGAAtcccttcccccctcccccagcgccTCCCTCGAAAGTGGTTCCACCCCCACGGAGGGGCAGGCTGACAGTAGTGCTTCAGGCTCCGCAGTGCACCCGGACTCCCAGGAGGATGTAGATCAGGAGTTGGAGGGGGGCCGAGTCTATGAGATGGCCACACCCACCAGTCCCCCCTCAGCACCGGACCCGGCGGTGGTGCCGACCGGCAAGGGGCAGGACGGCGACGACAGATACAGTGGGCGCTCCTCATCCTTCTACTTTGAGGCTGAGAACGAGGGCAGTAGCAGCACCAGTGAGATGGAGGAGGCGGAGCCCAGGCCGCGGATGCTGGGCAGGGCTGAGGAAGGCAGTGCCTCAGGCCAAGGCTCGTCCGGGAGCCTCTACGACAACGAGACTTCCACAGACTTCAGTATCTCAGAGTACTCAGGCAGGCAGTCTGAGGATGCCACGGAGGCAG AGATCAGCAACAGCAGCCCTGAGTCCCGGATGGCTCCGGCGGGGCTAGAGAGCCAGGAGAAGCGAGCTACTATCCCATTGGCCGTGGTGGCCGCACTCACCCTGCTGAGCCTGCTGGTGCTGGTGGGGATCCTCATCTACTGGAG GACGTGCTTTCAAACGGCTCACTTCTACATCGAGGACAGCTCCTCTCCCAGGGTTATCCGCTCAGCAAACGCTCTCATGCTCCCGTCTGCAG ATGACCAGCCAGCTGTCTCCGCAAAGCAGTTCGTCAAACGTGTGGCGGAACTTCACAGCTCCAACGGCTTTTCCCAGGAGTTTGAG GAGATCCAGGCAGGCACTTTGGACCTGGGCATCACCGTGGACAGCTCCCAGCACCCAGACAACAAGAACAAGAATCGATACCTCAACATCTTGGCCT aCGATCATAGTCGTGTCAAACTGTCCTCCAGTCCTGGTAGAGAGAGACGGAGTGGAGATTACATCAATGCCAATTATGTGGAT GGCTTCAATAAACCCAGGTGCTACATTGCAACCCAGGGTCCGCTCAGGTCGAGCGTGGAGGACTTCTGGAGGATGATCTGGGAGCAAAACGTGGGTGTGATCGTCATGATCACCAACCTTGTTGAGAAGGCCCGG cggaaatgtgaccagtattGGCCCCAGGAGAACCAGGAGGAGTTTGGCAGCTTCCTGGTCACATTGAGGAGCACCAAGGTCTTGGCCTACTACACCCAAAGAACCTTCACCTTGAGAAACACCAAGGTCAAGAAG GCAAAGGGCCATGAGCGAGCTGTGGTTCAGTACCACTACACCCAGTGGCCCGACATGGGCGTTCCTGAGCACGTCCTGCCGGTGCTTACCTTTGTGCGGAAGTCATCCCGGGCTAGAACTGCAGACATGGGGCCTATTGCGGTGCATTGCAG CGCTGGTGTAGGTAGAACAGGCACCTACATTGTCCTGGACAGCATGTTACAACAGATCAAGGAGCGAGGGACGGTGAATGTTCTGGGCTTCTTGAAACACATACGAATGCAGAGGAGCTATCTGGTACAGACTGAG GAGCAGTACGTCTTCATCCATGACGCCCTGGTGGAGGCCATCTTGAGCAGGGAGACAGAGGTTCCTTCTGCCCACATCCACAGCTATGTGAACAGCCTCCTGATTCTGGGGCCGTCTGGCCACACACATCTGGAGAAGCAGTTCGAG ATGATAACCAAGGTCAACACCAAGCAAGGCGACTACTCTACTGCCCTGAAACCTTGCAACAGGGATAAAAACAGGACCTCCTCTGTCTTACCTG TGGAGAGATCCAGAGTGCGTTTGTCAATGTTGGCGGGGGAGACATCGGACTACATCAACGCATCCTATGTCATG GGATACCACCACAACTGTGAGTTCATTGTGACCCAAAGGCCACTTCCCAGCACCATGCCGGACTTCTGGAGAATGGTCTGGGATCACAGCAGTCAGGTCATTGTGGCACTGCAAGGCCAGGTGGGTAACTTAAACCAGGCTAGAGAAACTGGCCCGACCCTTGCAGAAAGACAGTCTGTAGAGAAACAATTCCTGTTTTATTCCTCCACTCAGGCAGAAGATGATTATGACTACTGGCCAGCCAGAGGCCAGCCCATCCGATATGAGACGTTCTCCGTCACGTTCACAGGGGAGGACCACATTTGCCTGTCCAATGAGGAGATGCTGGTGGTCCAGGACTTCATTCTGGAGGCCACGCAG gaTGACTATGTGCTGGCCGTGCGGCAGTACCGAGCACCCCATTGGCCCGACCCAGACAGCCCCATCAGCAGCACCTTCGAGCTGATCAGCACTGTGGGAGGGACCAGCGCCCCCCAGGACGGACCCATGGTGGTATACGATGA GCACGGGGGTGTGGCTGCGGCAACCTTCTGCACCTGCAAGACCCTGGCGaaccagctggaggaggagaagtCCTTCGACGTCTATCAGGTGGCCAGGATGACCAACTTTATGAGACCGGGAGCCTTCACCGACATC GATCAGTACCAGTTCCTGTACAAGGCCATCCTGAGCCTGGTGAGCACAAAGGAGGACGAGCACACCCTCCACACGGCTGACAATGGCATGGCGCCGGCCCGCACCGGCAATGCCGCCGAGAGCTTGGAGTCTCTAGTGTAA
- the LOC125738756 gene encoding receptor-type tyrosine-protein phosphatase zeta-like isoform X1, giving the protein MEVTRNRLIIFILFQIGNVAYGYYRTQRKFIEDIDWSYAGSLNQDNWAKRYPSCSSAKQSPINIDDDLAPVMLQFQGLQLEGFKQDTPEGTTIHNDGKTVAISLDAEYYITGGGLRSRFKVGRIAFHWGTCNASSDGSEHSLNGIKFPLEMQIFGYEAGEFKSIDDALKEGGKLTALSVLFETSAVDNENYESIINGVNAVNRFGKTATLEPFSLLGLLPNSTQKYYAYNGSLTTPPCSETVEWIVFRDTASISETQLEMFCEVMTMQQAGYVMLMDYLQNNFRQQQPQFMGQVFSSYTGTEEVLTPVCSSEPENVQAEPHNYTGLLVTWERPRAVYDSDIEKYAVTYQRLGAGDQPRLEYLTDGDQDVGAIIEDLSVNVSYTIQVAAVCTDSQYGRPSESLVVDMPPDDPETKSDSNSDPGYSDYTETEDDNKLNVEKHQPEWKQATVDEPTPSISYRPDVLFPGVTTASSVPRRMTAEYSWSTEPPTAGQGHRMGGPVTSAYHDDVLTKAASASSATTLTSPGSNWALYGPGVPTQESVVSHPATESTPIPESLAGQTSSAPLFGVPLWPTSPVSQQPLSATPSETVSQTTNVVPASTQSPTPVLTWALPTESLPPSPSASLESGSTPTEGQADSSASGSAVHPDSQEDVDQELEGGRVYEMATPTSPPSAPDPAVVPTGKGQDGDDRYSGRSSSFYFEAENEGSSSTSEMEEAEPRPRMLGRAEEGSASGQGSSGSLYDNETSTDFSISEYSGRQSEDATEAEISNSSPESRMAPAGLESQEKRATIPLAVVAALTLLSLLVLVGILIYWRTCFQTAHFYIEDSSSPRVIRSANALMLPSADDQPAVSAKQFVKRVAELHSSNGFSQEFEILKEFYEEIQAGTLDLGITVDSSQHPDNKNKNRYLNILAYDHSRVKLSSSPGRERRSGDYINANYVDGFNKPRCYIATQGPLRSSVEDFWRMIWEQNVGVIVMITNLVEKARRKCDQYWPQENQEEFGSFLVTLRSTKVLAYYTQRTFTLRNTKVKKAKGHERAVVQYHYTQWPDMGVPEHVLPVLTFVRKSSRARTADMGPIAVHCSAGVGRTGTYIVLDSMLQQIKERGTVNVLGFLKHIRMQRSYLVQTEEQYVFIHDALVEAILSRETEVPSAHIHSYVNSLLILGPSGHTHLEKQFEMITKVNTKQGDYSTALKPCNRDKNRTSSVLPVERSRVRLSMLAGETSDYINASYVMGYHHNCEFIVTQRPLPSTMPDFWRMVWDHSSQVIVALQGQVGNLNQARETGPTLAERQSVEKQFLFYSSTQAEDDYDYWPARGQPIRYETFSVTFTGEDHICLSNEEMLVVQDFILEATQDDYVLAVRQYRAPHWPDPDSPISSTFELISTVGGTSAPQDGPMVVYDEHGGVAAATFCTCKTLANQLEEEKSFDVYQVARMTNFMRPGAFTDIDQYQFLYKAILSLVSTKEDEHTLHTADNGMAPARTGNAAESLESLV; this is encoded by the exons GTAACGTGGCATATGGATACTACAGGACACAGCGCAAGTTCATCGAGGACATCGACTGGTCGTACGCAG GGAGCTTAAATCAAGACAACTGGGCCAAGCGGTACCCGTCCTGCAGCAGCGCCAAGCAGTCGCCCATCAACATCGACGATGACCTCGCCCCGGTCATGCTGCAGTTCCAGGGACTGCAGCTGGAGGGCTTCAAGCAGGATACCCCAGAAGGCACCACCATCCACAATGACGGGAAGACTG TTGCTATCAGCCTCGATGCCGAGTACTACATCACTGGCGGGGGGCTGAGGTCCAGGTTCAAGGTTGGCAGGATTGCCTTCCACTGGGGGACGTGCAACGCATCGTCCGACGGCTCCGAGCACAGCCTCAATGGCATCAAGTTCCCCCTGGAG ATGCAGATCTTTGGCTATGAAGCGGGAGAGTTTAAGTCGATCGACGATGCTCTGAAGGAGGGAGGAAAGCTGACCGCACTATCTGTTCTCTTTGAG ACCAGCGCAGTTGATAACGAGAACTATGAATCTATTATCAACGGTGTCAACGCTGTCAATCGATTTG GTAAAACTGCCACCCTAGAGCCCTTCTCCTTGCTGGGCCTGTTGCCAAACTCCACGCAGAAGTACTACGCCTACAACGGGTCCCTGACCACGCCGCCATGCTCGGAGACCGTGGAGTGGATCGTCTTTAGAGATACGGCATCCATCTCGGAAACCCAG CTGGAGATGTTCTGTGAGGTGATGACCATGCAGCAAGCCGGGTATGTCATGCTGATGGACTACCTGCAGAACAACTTCCGCCAGCAGCAGCCCCAGTTCATGGGCCAGGTCTTCTCCTCCTACACCGGCACAGAGGAGGTCCTCACACCTG TCTGCAGCTCGGAGCCAGAGAATGTCCAGGCAGAGCCGCACAACTACACTGGACTCCTGGTGACGTGGGAGAGGCCGCGGGCCGTCTATGACAGTGACATCGAGAAGTACGCCGTCACCTACCAGCGGCTGGGGGCTGGGGACCAGCCCCGACTGGAGTACCTGACGGATGGAGACCAGGATGTG GGGGCGATAATCGAGGACCTTTCGGTCAACGTCAGCTATACGATCCAAGTTGCGGCAGTGTGCACCGACAGTCAGTACGGCCGCCCGAGCGAGTCTCTGGTCGTGGACATGCCCCCGGATGACCCCG AGACCAAGAGTGATTCTAATTCTGACCCTGGCTACTCAGATTACACTGAAACAGAGGATGACAATAAG CTAAATGTAGAAAAACACCAACCAGAATGGAAGCAGGCGACAGTAGATGAGCCGACCCCATCAATTTCGTATCGGCCCGACGTCCTATTCCCTGGTGTCACAACTGCCTCGTCAGTCCCGAGGAGGATGACAGCAGAGTATTCCTGGTCCACGGAGCCACCCACAGCCGGACAGGGCCATCGAATGGGAGGCCCTGTCACCAGCGCTTACCATGATGACGTTCTCACCAAAGCGGCTTCTGCAAGTTCTGCCACAACTCTGACATCTCCTGGTAGTAACTGGGCCCTCTATGGCCCAGGGGTCCCTACGCAGGAGAGCGTGGTGTCACATCCTGCTACTGAATCGACCCCCATCCCGGAGAGTCTGGCGGGCCAAACCTCCTCAGCCCCCCTCTTTGGCGTCCCACTGTGGCCCACAAGCCCAGTTTCCCAGCAACCCCTGAGTGCCACACCCTCCGAAACTGTCTCCCAGACCACCAATG TGGTCCCGGCCAGCACCCAGAGCCCCACGCCAGTCCTCACTTGGGCCCTGCCCACAGAAtcccttcccccctcccccagcgccTCCCTCGAAAGTGGTTCCACCCCCACGGAGGGGCAGGCTGACAGTAGTGCTTCAGGCTCCGCAGTGCACCCGGACTCCCAGGAGGATGTAGATCAGGAGTTGGAGGGGGGCCGAGTCTATGAGATGGCCACACCCACCAGTCCCCCCTCAGCACCGGACCCGGCGGTGGTGCCGACCGGCAAGGGGCAGGACGGCGACGACAGATACAGTGGGCGCTCCTCATCCTTCTACTTTGAGGCTGAGAACGAGGGCAGTAGCAGCACCAGTGAGATGGAGGAGGCGGAGCCCAGGCCGCGGATGCTGGGCAGGGCTGAGGAAGGCAGTGCCTCAGGCCAAGGCTCGTCCGGGAGCCTCTACGACAACGAGACTTCCACAGACTTCAGTATCTCAGAGTACTCAGGCAGGCAGTCTGAGGATGCCACGGAGGCAG AGATCAGCAACAGCAGCCCTGAGTCCCGGATGGCTCCGGCGGGGCTAGAGAGCCAGGAGAAGCGAGCTACTATCCCATTGGCCGTGGTGGCCGCACTCACCCTGCTGAGCCTGCTGGTGCTGGTGGGGATCCTCATCTACTGGAG GACGTGCTTTCAAACGGCTCACTTCTACATCGAGGACAGCTCCTCTCCCAGGGTTATCCGCTCAGCAAACGCTCTCATGCTCCCGTCTGCAG ATGACCAGCCAGCTGTCTCCGCAAAGCAGTTCGTCAAACGTGTGGCGGAACTTCACAGCTCCAACGGCTTTTCCCAGGAGTTTGAG ATACTGAAAGAGTTCTATGAG GAGATCCAGGCAGGCACTTTGGACCTGGGCATCACCGTGGACAGCTCCCAGCACCCAGACAACAAGAACAAGAATCGATACCTCAACATCTTGGCCT aCGATCATAGTCGTGTCAAACTGTCCTCCAGTCCTGGTAGAGAGAGACGGAGTGGAGATTACATCAATGCCAATTATGTGGAT GGCTTCAATAAACCCAGGTGCTACATTGCAACCCAGGGTCCGCTCAGGTCGAGCGTGGAGGACTTCTGGAGGATGATCTGGGAGCAAAACGTGGGTGTGATCGTCATGATCACCAACCTTGTTGAGAAGGCCCGG cggaaatgtgaccagtattGGCCCCAGGAGAACCAGGAGGAGTTTGGCAGCTTCCTGGTCACATTGAGGAGCACCAAGGTCTTGGCCTACTACACCCAAAGAACCTTCACCTTGAGAAACACCAAGGTCAAGAAG GCAAAGGGCCATGAGCGAGCTGTGGTTCAGTACCACTACACCCAGTGGCCCGACATGGGCGTTCCTGAGCACGTCCTGCCGGTGCTTACCTTTGTGCGGAAGTCATCCCGGGCTAGAACTGCAGACATGGGGCCTATTGCGGTGCATTGCAG CGCTGGTGTAGGTAGAACAGGCACCTACATTGTCCTGGACAGCATGTTACAACAGATCAAGGAGCGAGGGACGGTGAATGTTCTGGGCTTCTTGAAACACATACGAATGCAGAGGAGCTATCTGGTACAGACTGAG GAGCAGTACGTCTTCATCCATGACGCCCTGGTGGAGGCCATCTTGAGCAGGGAGACAGAGGTTCCTTCTGCCCACATCCACAGCTATGTGAACAGCCTCCTGATTCTGGGGCCGTCTGGCCACACACATCTGGAGAAGCAGTTCGAG ATGATAACCAAGGTCAACACCAAGCAAGGCGACTACTCTACTGCCCTGAAACCTTGCAACAGGGATAAAAACAGGACCTCCTCTGTCTTACCTG TGGAGAGATCCAGAGTGCGTTTGTCAATGTTGGCGGGGGAGACATCGGACTACATCAACGCATCCTATGTCATG GGATACCACCACAACTGTGAGTTCATTGTGACCCAAAGGCCACTTCCCAGCACCATGCCGGACTTCTGGAGAATGGTCTGGGATCACAGCAGTCAGGTCATTGTGGCACTGCAAGGCCAGGTGGGTAACTTAAACCAGGCTAGAGAAACTGGCCCGACCCTTGCAGAAAGACAGTCTGTAGAGAAACAATTCCTGTTTTATTCCTCCACTCAGGCAGAAGATGATTATGACTACTGGCCAGCCAGAGGCCAGCCCATCCGATATGAGACGTTCTCCGTCACGTTCACAGGGGAGGACCACATTTGCCTGTCCAATGAGGAGATGCTGGTGGTCCAGGACTTCATTCTGGAGGCCACGCAG gaTGACTATGTGCTGGCCGTGCGGCAGTACCGAGCACCCCATTGGCCCGACCCAGACAGCCCCATCAGCAGCACCTTCGAGCTGATCAGCACTGTGGGAGGGACCAGCGCCCCCCAGGACGGACCCATGGTGGTATACGATGA GCACGGGGGTGTGGCTGCGGCAACCTTCTGCACCTGCAAGACCCTGGCGaaccagctggaggaggagaagtCCTTCGACGTCTATCAGGTGGCCAGGATGACCAACTTTATGAGACCGGGAGCCTTCACCGACATC GATCAGTACCAGTTCCTGTACAAGGCCATCCTGAGCCTGGTGAGCACAAAGGAGGACGAGCACACCCTCCACACGGCTGACAATGGCATGGCGCCGGCCCGCACCGGCAATGCCGCCGAGAGCTTGGAGTCTCTAGTGTAA